In the genome of Streptomyces sp. P3, the window CGTCGCCGGCCTCGGGATCTTCTTCGCCGGCTCACTCCTCGGCGCCCTCGCCGGGGACGTCGCCTCGGTCGGTATCGCCCTGCTCGGCAGCCTGCTCGCCGGGACCTTCCGAGACCGCCTCGACGTCACCGGGCTGCCCGCCGGGGCCGCCGACACCGCCGGGGACTCGGTGGTCGCCACCCGCCTGATCGCCGAGCGGACGCAGCTGACCACTCTCGCCGGATCCGCCGACGACGCCTACGTCCACGGCATGGGACTGGTCCTGCTGGTCTGCGCGGCGGCCGCACTGGCCTCGGCGCTGCCGACGGCGGCGTTCCTGCCGGGGAGTCCGCGCGTCGAGGACGCCGGCCCCCGGGACGCCGGTCCCGACGTGGTCGCGCCGCGGAGCGATGCCCGACAATGAGCCCCATGACGGCCGCACGCATCAGCTCCCCCGCCGACCGCCCGCGACTCGGTCTGCGTGAGCGCAAGAAGATCAAGACCCGCGAGGCCATCCGCACCGCGACCTACGCGCTCGTCAGGGAGCAGGGGTACGACGCCACGACGGTCGACCAGATCGCCGAGCGCGCCGAGGTGTCGCCGTCGACGGTCTTCCGCTACTTCCCGACCAAGGAGGACATCGTCCTCACCGACGAGTACGACCCGGTCCTCCTGGAGGAGCTGCGCGCCCGTCCGGCGGACGAGCCGTGGCCGGAGTCCATCCGCCAGGTGATGCTGTCGGCCGCCCGCACGGGCATCGAGGACGACATCGAGGTGGCAAGACTGCGCACCCGCCTGCTGGTCCAGGTCCCGGCGGTGCGCTCGCGGATGATGGAGAGCATGTCGGTCACCGGCCGGATGCTCTGCGTCGCGATCGCCGAGCGCACCGGCCGCGACCCCGGCAGTCTGGAGGTCCGCGTCCACGCGATGTCGCTCATCGGGGGCCTGATGGAGACGTCCATGTACTGGGCGGAGAACGGCCACCAGGGCGACTTCCCCGCCCTCCTCGGCCGTGCTCTGGAAGTCCTCGAACACGGCCTGGAACACGGACCTGAACACGGCCGCGCGGGCGGGTCGGCGGACGGCGGGGAGCGCCGGTCGGCGGACGGCGGCGAGTACCGCGGCAAGCCCGGCGGGGAGCAGGCTCCGGGCAGGGAAAACCCCTGAACCACCACCGCTCCCCCATGCCATCCTGACCGGGTGAACGCACCCGAGATCCGCGTCGAAGTCGCCCCCGAGCTGGCCCTGTTCGTCCCGCACGCCCGGCGCGCCGGCGCCACCGCACTCGCCGTCGACGGTGTGTCGACGCTCGGTCACGTCGTCGAGTCCCTCGGGGTGCCCCTCACCGAGGTCGGCGCCCTCGTCGTCGACGGCCGCGAGGCACCGGTCTCGCACATCCCCGCCGACGGCGAGTCCGTCGAGGTCCGCCCGGTCAGCCGCCCCCAGCGCGTCCCCGGCGCCCCGCTGCGCTTCCTCCTGGACGTCCACCTCGGCACCCTCGCCCGCCGGATGCGCCTGCTCGGCGTGGACACGGCGTACGAGTCGACCGACATCGGCGACCCGGCGCTCGCCGCCCGCTCGGCCGCCGAGCGGCGCGTCATGCTCAGCCGCGACCGGGGCCTGCTGCGCCGGCGCGAACTGTGGGCGGGCGGCTACGTGTACAGCACCGACCCCGCCGAGCAACTGCGCGACGTCCTCGACCGGTTCGCGCCCGCACTGCGTCCCTGGACCAGGTGCACCGCCTGCAACGGCGAGCTGCGCCAGGCCACCAAGGACGAGGTCGCCGACCAGCTGGAACACGGCACCCAGCAGAACTACGACGTCTTCGCCCAGTGCCGCTCCTGCGGACGCGCGTACTGGAAGGGCGCGCACCACGACCAGCTGGAGGCCATCGTGGAACGCGCCCTCGCCGAGTTCCCGGGCTGACCCGCCGGGCTTCCGGCCGGCCCGTCGGCCTACCCGGCCCGTCGGCCTGCGGGTCCCCTACCCCGCCGGCTGTTCCCGGCCGCCCAGCGCGGTGCGCAGGCGCTCCGGGTCGGTGGTGGGGGCGTCGCAGGTGAAGTCGCGGCAGACGTACGCGGTCGGTGCGCCGTCCCGCAGCGGGCGGTCGGCCAGCAGCGGGAACTCGTCGCCGCCGGGGACGCCGAAGGCGACCACCGCGCCCGGGGCGCTGCCCAGCAGCGCCGTGCGGTGCAGGGCCTTCGACGCCGGGTCGTCCGTGCCGGGGCCGACGACGGCGACCTCGCGCGGGCCGTCGAGCAGCGCCTCGGCCACGGCCAGCCCCCACCCGATGAACCGCGGCACCCGTGGCCCGAGCGCCTTCACCACGCCCAACGCCCGCTGCGCGGCGGTACGGTGCGGCTCGGAGCCGGTGTGGGCCGCGTAGCTCAGCAGCGCGCCCGCCGCGGCGGTCCAGCCGGACGGCACGGCGTTGTCGGTCGGGTCCTGCGGACGCCGGATGAGCCGCTCGGCGTCCGCGGCGGTGTCGAACAGCGTGCCGGACTCCGGGTCGGCGAAGCGGGCGAGGACGTGGTCGAGCAGGAACCCGGCGAACTCCAGCCAGACGCCCTCCCCGGTGACCGAGGCCAGTGCGAGGAATCCCTCGGCGACATCGGCGTAGTCCTCCAGGACGCCCGCGTTGGCGCCGGCCTGACCGTCCTTGCTGGTCCGCGCCAGACGTGCCTGGTCGTCCAGGTGCAGCCGGACCAGGAGGTCGGCGGCGGCGACGGCCGCGTCCACCAGGTCGGGACGGTCGAAGTAGGCGCCGGTCTCGGCGAGCGCGGCGATCGCGAGCCCGTTCCACGCGGCGACGACCTTGTCGTCCCGGCCGGGCGCCGGGCGCAGCGCGCGCTCACGCAGCAGCCGCTCCTTGATGCCGGCGACCCGCTCGGCGTCGAACACGCCTTCCTGCTGCGGGAGTTGAAGGACGGAGGCACCGTGCTCGAAGGTGCCGTCCTCGGTCACGCCGAAACAGCGGGCTGCGAGTTCGGCGTCCTTCGGGCCGAGCGCCGCCGCGAGCTGCGCGGGCGTCCACACGTAGTACGCGCCCTCGACGTGGTTGCCCTCGCCGTCATCACTGTCGGCGTCGAGCGCGGAGGCGAACCCGCCCTCGGCGGTGCGCAGTTCGCGCACCATGAAGTCGGCGGTCTCCAGCGCGACCCGACGGGCCTGTTCGCTCCCGGTGGCCCGCCAGAGGTGGGCGTAGACACGGCACAGCAGGGCGTTGTCGTAGAGCATCTTCTCGAAGTGGGGCACCACCCAGTCACGGTCGACGGAGTACCGGGCGAACCCCCCGCCGAGCTGGTCGTAGATCCCGCCGCGCGCCATCCGCTCGCAGGTGTCCCGCGCCATCTGCAACGCGCCCTCGGCGCCGGTCCGCGCGGCGTGCCGCAGCAGGAACTCCAGCACCATCGACGGCGGGAACTTCGGCGCGCCGCCGAAGCCGCCGCGCTGCGCGTCGTACTCCCGGGTCAGCCCGAGGAGCGCCTGGGACAGTTCCTGTTCGCCGGGGGCCCGGCTGTCCCCGTAGGAGATCTCCCGTCCGGCGAGGTCCCGCACGATCTTCCCGGCGACCTCGGCCACCTCGTCCCG includes:
- a CDS encoding thioredoxin domain-containing protein, with product MANRLAHETSPYLLQHADNPVDWWPWSAEAFEEARRRGVPVHLSVGYSSCHWCHVLARESFQDEAVAAYMNDHFVNIKVDREERPDVDAVYMEAVQAATGQGGWPMTVFLTPEAEPFYFGTYFPPAPRNGMPSFRQVLEGVHQAWTERRDEVAEVAGKIVRDLAGREISYGDSRAPGEQELSQALLGLTREYDAQRGGFGGAPKFPPSMVLEFLLRHAARTGAEGALQMARDTCERMARGGIYDQLGGGFARYSVDRDWVVPHFEKMLYDNALLCRVYAHLWRATGSEQARRVALETADFMVRELRTAEGGFASALDADSDDGEGNHVEGAYYVWTPAQLAAALGPKDAELAARCFGVTEDGTFEHGASVLQLPQQEGVFDAERVAGIKERLLRERALRPAPGRDDKVVAAWNGLAIAALAETGAYFDRPDLVDAAVAAADLLVRLHLDDQARLARTSKDGQAGANAGVLEDYADVAEGFLALASVTGEGVWLEFAGFLLDHVLARFADPESGTLFDTAADAERLIRRPQDPTDNAVPSGWTAAAGALLSYAAHTGSEPHRTAAQRALGVVKALGPRVPRFIGWGLAVAEALLDGPREVAVVGPGTDDPASKALHRTALLGSAPGAVVAFGVPGGDEFPLLADRPLRDGAPTAYVCRDFTCDAPTTDPERLRTALGGREQPAG
- a CDS encoding TetR/AcrR family transcriptional regulator, which gives rise to MSPMTAARISSPADRPRLGLRERKKIKTREAIRTATYALVREQGYDATTVDQIAERAEVSPSTVFRYFPTKEDIVLTDEYDPVLLEELRARPADEPWPESIRQVMLSAARTGIEDDIEVARLRTRLLVQVPAVRSRMMESMSVTGRMLCVAIAERTGRDPGSLEVRVHAMSLIGGLMETSMYWAENGHQGDFPALLGRALEVLEHGLEHGPEHGRAGGSADGGERRSADGGEYRGKPGGEQAPGRENP
- a CDS encoding Mut7-C RNAse domain-containing protein — protein: MNAPEIRVEVAPELALFVPHARRAGATALAVDGVSTLGHVVESLGVPLTEVGALVVDGREAPVSHIPADGESVEVRPVSRPQRVPGAPLRFLLDVHLGTLARRMRLLGVDTAYESTDIGDPALAARSAAERRVMLSRDRGLLRRRELWAGGYVYSTDPAEQLRDVLDRFAPALRPWTRCTACNGELRQATKDEVADQLEHGTQQNYDVFAQCRSCGRAYWKGAHHDQLEAIVERALAEFPG
- a CDS encoding MFS transporter yields the protein MNASGAGPDPRRWWALAALVTSMLTLGFDTTILNVALPTMAERLGATTGEQQWMADSYVVVFAALMLPAGLLGDRFGRRRMLVAGLGIFFAGSLLGALAGDVASVGIALLGSLLAGTFRDRLDVTGLPAGAADTAGDSVVATRLIAERTQLTTLAGSADDAYVHGMGLVLLVCAAAALASALPTAAFLPGSPRVEDAGPRDAGPDVVAPRSDARQ